From a region of the Fusobacterium periodonticum ATCC 33693 genome:
- a CDS encoding toxin-antitoxin system YwqK family antitoxin, whose translation MGTTEKEMNILELDQDEKTGLVYIKDSKKIFTGVGKTYYESGKLESIFRFKDGVLEGNGIGYYESGKISFTFNFTKGNINGITKSYYESGKIRTEKKFKDGKLDGSSKGYYENGKIAYEENYLNGKLNGNSKFYYENGNLKADLFYKNDMLDGTVIEYLEDGKKTSVSNYKNGKLEGEKLSYYKNGSLYIEANYTNDELDGDIKVYKKNGDLDYIAPCELLTTNTL comes from the coding sequence TTGGGAACAACTGAAAAAGAGATGAATATTTTAGAGCTTGACCAAGATGAAAAAACGGGACTTGTTTACATTAAAGATAGTAAAAAAATATTTACTGGAGTTGGGAAAACTTATTATGAAAGTGGTAAATTAGAGTCAATTTTTCGTTTTAAAGATGGAGTTCTTGAAGGTAATGGAATAGGCTATTATGAATCAGGAAAAATAAGCTTTACATTTAACTTCACTAAGGGAAATATAAATGGGATAACTAAGAGCTATTATGAAAGTGGTAAAATACGAACTGAAAAAAAATTTAAAGATGGTAAACTAGATGGAAGTTCAAAGGGCTACTATGAAAATGGTAAAATAGCTTATGAAGAGAACTATCTTAATGGTAAGTTAAATGGAAACAGTAAATTTTATTATGAAAATGGAAATTTAAAAGCTGACTTATTTTATAAAAATGATATGTTAGATGGTACTGTAATAGAATATCTTGAAGATGGTAAAAAAACTTCTGTTTCAAACTATAAAAATGGAAAACTTGAAGGGGAAAAATTAAGTTATTATAAAAATGGAAGCTTATATATTGAAGCTAATTATACCAATGATGAGTTAGATGGAGATATAAAAGTCTATAAGAAAAATGGAGATTTAGATTATATCGCTCCTTGTGAACTACTCACGACTAACACCCTATGA
- a CDS encoding transposase, which translates to EGLNNKIKSIKRTAFGYSNFSNFKKRVLIQVGIIPISA; encoded by the coding sequence GAAGGTTTAAACAATAAGATAAAATCAATAAAGAGAACAGCATTTGGATATTCAAATTTTAGTAATTTTAAAAAGCGTGTATTGATTCAAGTAGGTATTATCCCAATTAGCGCTTAA
- a CDS encoding ABC transporter ATP-binding protein, giving the protein MKILKFKNKSLNVFLGYSYRYKWHMIAVIILSTIASAMSAVPAWLSKKFVDDVLINQNKEMFLWIIGGIFVATVIKVVSSYYSEITSNFVTETIKREIKIDIFSHLEKLPINYFKKNKLGDTLSKLTNDTTSLGRIGFIIFDMFKELLTVLILTGRMFQVDYILALVSLILLPLIIRVVRKYTKKIRKYGRERQDTTGKVTAFTQETLSGIFVIKAFNNTDFVIDKYKDLTKEEFEQAYKTTKIKAKVSPINEVITTFMVLLVVLYGGYQILVAKKITSGDLISFVTALGLMHQPLKRLISKNNDLQDSLPSADRVVEIFDEKIETDVFGEAVEFDEKIENIKFENVNYKYEDSNDYVLKNINLNVKAGEIVAFVGKSGSGKTTLVNLLARFFNTDEGTVTVNGVNIKNIPLKIYRNKFAIVPQETFLFGGTIKENISFGKEVTDEEIITAAKMANAYNFIQEDLPNKFETEVGERGALLSGGQKQRIAIARALIKNPEIMILDEATSALDSESEKLVQDALDSLMEGRTTFVIAHRLSTIVRADKIVVMDNGEIKEMGTHSELIAMNGIYKNLHDIQFNENK; this is encoded by the coding sequence ATGAAAATATTAAAATTTAAAAATAAATCTCTTAATGTTTTCTTGGGTTATAGTTATAGATATAAATGGCATATGATAGCAGTTATCATCTTATCAACTATTGCTTCAGCAATGAGTGCAGTACCTGCCTGGTTAAGCAAAAAATTTGTTGATGATGTTTTGATAAACCAAAATAAAGAAATGTTTTTATGGATAATAGGTGGAATTTTTGTAGCTACTGTAATAAAAGTTGTTTCATCATATTATTCTGAAATAACTTCTAACTTTGTAACCGAGACTATAAAAAGAGAAATAAAAATAGATATATTTTCTCATTTAGAGAAATTACCAATAAATTATTTTAAAAAAAATAAATTGGGAGATACTCTCTCAAAATTAACTAATGATACTACTTCATTGGGAAGAATAGGCTTTATAATTTTTGATATGTTTAAAGAACTTTTAACAGTTTTAATTCTTACTGGAAGAATGTTTCAAGTGGACTATATTTTAGCTTTAGTTTCTCTTATACTTTTACCTTTAATTATAAGAGTTGTTAGAAAATATACTAAAAAAATTAGAAAATATGGTAGGGAAAGACAGGATACAACAGGTAAGGTTACTGCTTTTACTCAAGAAACTCTTTCAGGGATATTTGTTATAAAAGCCTTTAATAACACAGATTTTGTTATTGATAAATATAAAGATTTAACTAAGGAAGAGTTTGAACAAGCCTATAAGACTACAAAAATTAAAGCAAAAGTTTCTCCTATAAATGAAGTTATAACAACATTTATGGTACTTTTAGTTGTTTTATATGGTGGATATCAAATATTGGTTGCTAAAAAAATTACATCAGGAGATTTGATTTCCTTTGTAACAGCCTTAGGACTTATGCATCAACCATTGAAAAGATTAATCAGTAAAAACAATGATTTACAGGATTCTTTACCATCAGCAGATAGAGTTGTTGAAATTTTTGATGAAAAGATTGAAACAGATGTCTTTGGTGAAGCAGTTGAATTTGATGAAAAAATTGAAAATATTAAATTTGAAAATGTAAACTACAAATATGAAGATTCAAATGACTATGTATTAAAAAATATAAATTTAAATGTAAAAGCTGGAGAAATTGTTGCTTTTGTTGGAAAGAGCGGAAGTGGAAAAACTACTCTTGTAAATCTATTAGCAAGATTTTTTAATACTGATGAAGGAACTGTAACAGTAAATGGAGTAAATATCAAAAACATTCCTTTAAAAATTTATAGAAATAAGTTTGCAATAGTACCTCAAGAAACTTTCTTATTTGGTGGAACTATAAAAGAAAATATAAGCTTTGGTAAAGAAGTTACTGATGAAGAAATTATTACAGCTGCTAAAATGGCAAATGCTTATAACTTCATACAAGAAGATTTACCTAATAAATTTGAAACAGAGGTTGGAGAAAGAGGAGCATTGTTATCTGGTGGACAAAAACAAAGAATAGCAATAGCGAGAGCCTTGATTAAAAACCCTGAAATTATGATTTTAGACGAAGCTACTTCTGCACTTGATAGTGAATCTGAAAAGCTTGTACAAGATGCTTTAGATAGCTTGATGGAAGGAAGAACTACTTTTGTTATAGCACACAGATTATCTACTATAGTTAGAGCTGATAAGATTGTTGTTATGGATAATGGAGAAATCAAAGAAATGGGGACTCATTCAGAGCTTATTGCTATGAATGGAATCTATAAAAATCTTCATGATATCCAATTCAATGAAAATAAATAA
- the lpxB gene encoding lipid-A-disaccharide synthase has product MKFFVSTGEASGDLHLSYLVKSVKSRYKDVDFIGVAGEKSKKEGVEILQDISELAIMGFTEAIKKYKFLKQKAYEYLQYIKDNQIENVILVDYGGFNVKFLELLKNEIMDVKIFYYIPPKVWIWGEKRVEKLRLADYIMVIFPWEVDFYKKHNIDAVYFGNPFTDFYKKVERTGDKILLLPGSRRQEIEAILPVFEEIISDLKDDKFILKLNSEQDLVYTENLKKYTNLEIIIDKKLKDIVGDCKFSVATSGTITLELALLGLPSIVVYKTSLINYLIGKYILKIGYISLPNLVLDDEIFPELIQKDCEAKNIEKHMKKILENLPEIEEKIENMRKKVEGKAVVESYADFLIKEGK; this is encoded by the coding sequence ATGAAATTTTTTGTTTCTACAGGAGAAGCCTCTGGAGATTTACATCTTTCATATTTAGTAAAAAGTGTAAAATCAAGATATAAAGATGTGGATTTTATTGGAGTAGCAGGAGAAAAATCAAAAAAAGAAGGGGTAGAAATACTTCAAGATATAAGTGAACTTGCAATTATGGGGTTTACAGAAGCTATAAAAAAATATAAATTTTTAAAACAAAAAGCTTATGAATATTTACAATATATAAAAGATAATCAAATAGAGAATGTAATTTTAGTTGATTATGGAGGTTTTAATGTAAAGTTTTTAGAGCTTTTAAAAAACGAAATTATGGATGTAAAAATTTTCTACTATATTCCACCTAAGGTTTGGATATGGGGAGAAAAAAGAGTTGAGAAATTAAGATTAGCAGACTATATAATGGTTATCTTCCCTTGGGAAGTAGATTTCTATAAAAAACACAATATAGATGCTGTCTATTTTGGAAATCCTTTTACAGATTTCTATAAAAAAGTTGAAAGAACAGGAGATAAGATCTTGTTACTTCCAGGTAGTAGAAGGCAAGAAATAGAAGCTATTCTACCAGTTTTTGAAGAAATAATAAGTGATTTAAAAGATGATAAATTCATTTTAAAATTAAATTCAGAACAAGATTTAGTATATACAGAAAACTTAAAGAAATATACTAATTTAGAAATTATTATTGATAAAAAATTAAAAGATATAGTTGGAGATTGTAAATTTTCAGTTGCAACTTCTGGTACAATTACACTTGAATTGGCACTTTTAGGCTTACCTAGCATAGTTGTATATAAAACTAGCCTTATTAATTATTTAATAGGAAAATATATTTTAAAAATTGGCTATATATCTTTACCTAATTTAGTTTTAGATGATGAAATTTTCCCAGAGCTTATTCAAAAGGATTGTGAAGCAAAGAATATTGAAAAGCACATGAAAAAAATACTGGAAAATTTACCAGAAATTGAAGAAAAAATTGAAAATATGAGAAAAAAAGTTGAGGGAAAAGCTGTTGTAGAAAGCTATGCAGATTTTCTTATTAAGGAAGGAAAATGA
- a CDS encoding LpxI family protein yields the protein MEKIGLIVGNGKLPLYFIEEAKNSNISVYPIGLFPSVDEEIKKSDNYAEFNVGHIGEIIKYLLLNDITKIVMLGKIEKKLIFENLILDKYGEKIMEIVPDKKDETLLFAIIGFIRLNGIKVLPQNYSMKRLIFEAKCYTERHPDADDEKTISMGIEAARLLSRVDVGQTVVCRDKAVIAVEGIEGTDETLKRAGQYSDKDNILIKMARPQQDMRVDVPVIGLDTLETAIKNGFKGIVAQAKRMIFLNQKECIELANKNNIFIIAKKI from the coding sequence ATGGAGAAAATAGGACTTATTGTAGGAAATGGTAAATTGCCTCTATACTTCATAGAGGAAGCCAAAAACAGTAATATTTCAGTGTATCCAATAGGTCTTTTTCCCTCTGTTGATGAAGAAATAAAAAAATCAGATAATTATGCAGAGTTCAATGTTGGACATATAGGAGAAATAATAAAATATTTACTTCTAAATGATATTACTAAAATTGTAATGCTTGGAAAGATTGAAAAAAAGCTAATTTTTGAAAATTTAATACTTGACAAATATGGAGAGAAGATAATGGAAATTGTCCCTGACAAAAAAGATGAAACTCTCCTTTTTGCAATTATTGGATTTATAAGATTAAATGGAATAAAAGTTTTACCTCAAAATTATTCAATGAAAAGACTTATTTTTGAAGCTAAATGCTACACAGAAAGGCACCCTGATGCTGATGATGAAAAAACTATTTCTATGGGAATTGAAGCTGCAAGACTTTTAAGTAGAGTTGATGTAGGGCAAACAGTTGTATGTAGAGATAAGGCAGTCATAGCTGTTGAAGGTATAGAAGGAACTGATGAAACTCTAAAAAGAGCTGGACAATATTCTGATAAAGATAATATTTTAATAAAAATGGCAAGACCTCAACAAGATATGAGAGTTGATGTTCCTGTGATAGGACTTGATACACTGGAAACAGCTATAAAAAATGGTTTTAAGGGTATAGTTGCTCAGGCTAAAAGAATGATATTTTTAAATCAAAAAGAATGTATAGAACTAGCAAATAAAAATAATATCTTTATAATTGCTAAAAAAATATAG
- the lpxA gene encoding acyl-ACP--UDP-N-acetylglucosamine O-acyltransferase, translating into MVDIHKTAIIEDGAIIEDGVTIGPYCVVGKDVIIKKGTVLQSHVVVEGITEIGENNTIYSFVSIGKANQDLKYKGEPTKTIIGNNNSIREFVTIHRGTDDRWETRIGSGNLLMAYVHVAHDVIIGDDCILANNVTLAGHVVVDSHAIIGGLTPIHQFTRIGSYSMIGGASGVNQDICPFVLAEGNKAVIRGLNSIGLRRRGFTDDEISNLKKAYRILFRQGLQLKDALEELERDFSEDKNVKYLVDFIKSSDRGIAR; encoded by the coding sequence ATGGTAGATATACATAAAACAGCTATCATAGAAGATGGGGCTATCATAGAAGATGGTGTTACAATAGGTCCTTACTGTGTAGTTGGAAAAGATGTTATTATAAAAAAAGGTACCGTTTTACAATCTCATGTTGTTGTTGAAGGAATAACAGAGATAGGAGAAAATAATACCATTTACTCTTTTGTTTCAATAGGAAAAGCAAATCAAGACTTAAAATATAAAGGCGAACCTACAAAAACTATTATAGGAAATAACAATTCTATAAGAGAATTTGTAACTATTCATAGAGGTACTGATGATAGATGGGAAACTAGAATAGGTAGTGGAAATCTTCTTATGGCATATGTGCATGTAGCTCATGATGTTATTATTGGTGATGATTGTATACTTGCAAATAATGTTACTCTTGCTGGGCATGTTGTAGTTGATAGTCATGCAATTATTGGAGGACTTACTCCTATTCATCAATTTACAAGAATAGGTTCTTATTCTATGATAGGTGGAGCAAGTGGAGTAAACCAAGATATTTGTCCTTTCGTTTTAGCAGAAGGGAATAAAGCAGTTATAAGAGGTTTAAATAGTATAGGTTTAAGAAGAAGAGGTTTCACTGATGATGAAATTTCTAATTTGAAAAAAGCATATAGAATACTATTTAGACAGGGTTTACAATTAAAAGATGCTTTAGAAGAACTTGAAAGAGATTTTAGTGAAGATAAAAATGTAAAATATCTAGTAGATTTTATAAAGAGCAGCGATAGGGGGATAGCTAGATAA
- the fabZ gene encoding 3-hydroxyacyl-ACP dehydratase FabZ, which translates to MLDVLEIMKRIPHRYPFLLVDRILEMDKENQTIKGKKNVTINEEFFNGHFPGHPIMPGVLIVEGMAQCLGVMVMENFPGKVPYFAAIESAKFKNPVKPGDTLIYDVKVEKVKRNFVKATGKTYVDDAVVAEANFTFVIADL; encoded by the coding sequence ATGTTAGATGTTTTAGAAATAATGAAAAGGATACCACACAGATACCCATTTTTATTAGTTGATAGAATTTTAGAAATGGACAAAGAAAATCAAACAATAAAAGGTAAAAAGAATGTAACAATCAATGAAGAATTTTTTAATGGACATTTTCCAGGACATCCAATTATGCCAGGTGTACTAATAGTAGAAGGTATGGCTCAATGTTTAGGTGTTATGGTTATGGAAAATTTCCCAGGAAAAGTTCCTTACTTTGCTGCAATAGAAAGTGCAAAATTTAAAAATCCTGTAAAACCTGGAGACACATTAATCTATGATGTAAAAGTTGAAAAAGTTAAAAGAAATTTTGTAAAAGCAACTGGAAAAACTTATGTAGATGATGCAGTAGTTGCAGAAGCAAACTTTACATTTGTAATAGCTGATCTCTAA
- the lpxC gene encoding UDP-3-O-acyl-N-acetylglucosamine deacetylase, whose translation MKRKTLKNVVEYDGIGLHKGEVIKMKLIPSKSTGIVFRMMNMPEGKNEILLDYRNTFDLTRGTNLKNEHGAMVFTIEHFLSALYVAGITDLIVELSGNELPICDGSAIKFLDLFHESGIVELDEDVEEIVVKKPIFLSKGDKHIIALPYENGYKLTYAIRFEHTFLKSQLAEFEITEEVYKKEIAPARTFGFDYEVEYLKQNNLALGGTLENAIVIKKDGVLNPEGLRFEDEFVRHKMLDIIGDLKILNRPIRAHIIAVKAGHLIDIEFAKILDNIK comes from the coding sequence ATGAAGAGAAAAACTTTAAAAAATGTAGTAGAATATGATGGTATAGGTCTACACAAAGGTGAAGTAATAAAGATGAAACTTATTCCGAGTAAATCCACTGGAATAGTTTTTAGAATGATGAATATGCCTGAAGGGAAAAATGAAATACTTCTAGATTATAGAAATACTTTTGATTTAACAAGAGGTACAAATTTAAAAAATGAACATGGAGCTATGGTCTTTACTATAGAACACTTCCTGTCAGCCCTTTATGTTGCAGGTATTACAGATTTAATAGTTGAATTAAGTGGGAATGAGCTTCCTATCTGTGATGGTAGTGCTATTAAATTTTTAGATTTATTCCATGAAAGTGGTATAGTTGAATTAGATGAAGATGTGGAAGAAATTGTTGTAAAAAAACCTATATTTTTATCTAAGGGCGATAAACATATAATTGCTCTACCTTATGAAAATGGTTATAAATTAACTTATGCAATAAGATTTGAACACACATTCTTAAAATCACAACTTGCAGAGTTTGAAATAACTGAAGAAGTTTATAAGAAGGAGATTGCTCCAGCAAGAACTTTTGGTTTTGATTATGAAGTTGAGTATTTAAAACAAAATAATCTTGCCTTAGGTGGAACTTTAGAAAATGCTATAGTTATCAAAAAAGATGGAGTTTTAAATCCTGAAGGTTTAAGATTTGAAGATGAATTTGTAAGACATAAAATGCTTGATATTATTGGTGATTTAAAGATTTTAAATAGACCAATAAGAGCACATATTATTGCTGTTAAAGCAGGACACCTTATTGATATTGAATTTGCAAAAATTCTTGATAATATAAAATAA
- a CDS encoding ATP-dependent helicase, translating into MNLNLLEKLNEKQREAASQIDGSILILAGAGSGKTRTITYRIAHMIENIGISPYSILAVTFTNKAAKEMRERVEDLVGEVAKSCTISTFHSFGMRLLRMYAAEVGYNPNFTIYDTDDQKRIIKAILKGQNITLNGNKLTERELISIISNIKEEIKTIEEYSVMNKQIIEVYEKYNRNLIESNAMDFSDILLNTYKLLQNSSILEKIQKKYKYIMIDEYQDTNNLQYKIIDLIARKSSNLCVVGDENQSIYGFRGANILNILNFENNYSNAKIIKLEENYRSTSTILDAANELIKNNKSSKDKRLWTQNGKGDLIKVLVCDNARDEVSKIIDIIKENHQNGIPYKDMTILYRTNMQSRVFEEGLLRYNIPHKIFGGISFYSRAEIKDIIAYLSIIVNPQDELNLQRIVNVPKRKVGEKGIEKIIAFARENNLNLLDALSHIKDISGLTATGKEKLSEMYDIIKELKDLSYSETASYIVETLLDKIKYIDHIKETYDDADARIENIEEFKNSILELENVVGVLRLSEYLENVSLVSATDDLEDEKDYIKLMTIHNSKGLEFPIVFLVGFENEIFPGVRASFDEKEMEEERRLCYVALTRAEKKLYLSHTAIRFVYGQDRLATPSVFLKEIPEKLLDVEVKKERLYFEDDEFSNTRHSEKFKRFEKKKTEINTKNTIVIPDDVKEVLDTLGFKIGDKVKHKKFGLGVIKKIDAKKIYVQYVDEIREMAIILADKLLTKLD; encoded by the coding sequence ATGAACTTGAACTTATTAGAAAAATTAAATGAGAAACAAAGGGAAGCAGCCTCACAAATTGATGGTTCGATTTTAATTTTAGCGGGTGCTGGTTCTGGTAAAACAAGAACAATTACATATAGAATAGCACACATGATAGAAAACATTGGGATTAGTCCTTATAGTATTTTGGCAGTAACTTTTACAAATAAAGCAGCCAAAGAAATGCGAGAAAGAGTTGAAGACCTCGTAGGAGAGGTTGCAAAATCTTGTACAATTTCTACTTTCCACTCATTTGGAATGAGACTTTTAAGAATGTATGCAGCTGAAGTAGGTTACAACCCAAACTTTACTATATATGACACAGATGACCAAAAAAGAATAATAAAAGCAATATTAAAAGGTCAAAATATAACTTTGAATGGAAATAAACTAACTGAAAGAGAACTTATTTCCATAATCTCAAATATTAAAGAAGAAATAAAAACTATTGAAGAGTATTCAGTTATGAACAAACAAATTATAGAAGTTTATGAAAAATATAATAGAAATTTAATAGAAAGTAATGCTATGGATTTTTCTGATATACTTTTAAATACATATAAATTATTACAAAATTCTTCTATACTTGAAAAAATACAAAAGAAATACAAATATATAATGATAGATGAATACCAAGATACAAATAATCTACAATATAAAATTATAGATTTAATAGCTAGAAAATCGTCTAATTTATGTGTTGTTGGAGATGAAAACCAAAGTATATATGGATTTAGAGGAGCTAATATATTAAATATCCTTAATTTTGAAAATAACTATAGTAATGCTAAAATAATAAAACTAGAAGAAAATTATAGGTCAACAAGCACTATATTGGATGCTGCTAATGAACTTATTAAAAATAATAAATCTTCTAAAGATAAGAGACTATGGACACAAAATGGAAAAGGAGACTTAATAAAAGTCTTAGTTTGTGATAATGCCAGAGATGAAGTTAGTAAAATTATTGATATAATTAAAGAAAATCATCAAAATGGTATTCCATATAAAGATATGACAATTTTATATAGAACTAATATGCAATCAAGAGTATTTGAAGAAGGACTTTTAAGATATAATATACCTCATAAAATCTTTGGTGGAATTAGCTTCTATTCAAGAGCAGAAATTAAAGATATAATTGCCTATCTATCTATTATTGTTAACCCACAAGATGAGTTAAACTTACAAAGAATAGTTAATGTTCCTAAAAGAAAAGTTGGAGAAAAAGGAATAGAAAAAATAATTGCCTTTGCAAGAGAAAATAATCTTAATTTACTTGATGCTCTTTCTCATATAAAGGACATTTCAGGACTGACAGCAACAGGAAAAGAAAAACTTTCTGAAATGTATGATATAATAAAAGAACTAAAAGATTTATCTTATAGTGAAACTGCTTCATACATAGTTGAGACTCTATTGGATAAAATAAAATACATAGACCATATCAAAGAAACTTATGATGATGCAGATGCAAGAATTGAAAATATAGAAGAGTTTAAAAACTCTATCTTAGAATTAGAAAATGTTGTTGGTGTATTAAGACTTAGTGAATATTTAGAAAATGTCTCACTTGTCAGTGCAACTGATGATTTAGAGGATGAAAAAGACTATATTAAATTGATGACTATACACAATTCAAAAGGTCTAGAATTCCCTATAGTTTTCTTAGTTGGTTTTGAAAATGAAATCTTCCCAGGTGTGAGAGCATCTTTTGATGAAAAAGAAATGGAAGAAGAAAGAAGACTTTGTTATGTTGCTCTAACAAGAGCAGAAAAGAAACTATATTTATCTCATACAGCAATAAGATTTGTCTATGGTCAAGATAGATTAGCTACCCCATCTGTATTTTTAAAAGAAATACCTGAAAAACTATTAGATGTGGAAGTAAAAAAAGAAAGACTATACTTTGAAGATGATGAATTTTCAAATACAAGGCATTCTGAAAAGTTTAAGAGATTTGAAAAGAAGAAAACTGAAATAAATACAAAAAATACTATTGTAATTCCTGATGATGTAAAAGAAGTACTTGATACATTAGGTTTTAAAATAGGAGATAAAGTAAAACATAAGAAGTTTGGTTTAGGTGTCATCAAAAAAATAGATGCTAAAAAGATATATGTTCAATATGTTGATGAAATAAGAGAAATGGCTATCATACTAGCTGATAAACTTTTAACTAAATTGGACTAG
- a CDS encoding M20 metallopeptidase family protein translates to MEEKIKKLSEKYLERVMELRRELHKYPEIGFDLFKTSEIVKKELDRIGIPYKSEIAKTGIVATIKGGKPGKTVLLRADMDALPLAEESRCDFKSTHDGKMHACGHDGHTAGLLGVGMILNELKDELSGNIKLLFQPAEEEPGGAKPMINEGVLENPKVDAAFGCHIWPSIKAGHVAIKDGAMMSHPTTFEIIFQGKGGHASQPEKTVDTVMVACQAVVNFQNIISRNISTLRPAVLSCCSIHAGEAHNIIPDKLFLKGTIRSFDEKITDKIVDRMDEILKGITSAYGASYEFIVDRMYPVLKNDHELFKFSKNALENILGKDNVEVMEDPVMGAEDFAYFGKHIPSFFFFVGVNDEQLENENMLHHPKLFWKEKHLITNMKTLSQLAVEFLNK, encoded by the coding sequence ATGGAAGAAAAAATTAAAAAATTGTCTGAAAAATATTTAGAAAGAGTTATGGAGCTTAGAAGAGAACTTCATAAATACCCAGAAATTGGTTTTGATCTATTTAAAACTTCTGAAATAGTAAAAAAAGAATTAGATAGAATAGGTATTCCATATAAATCTGAAATTGCTAAAACAGGAATTGTAGCAACTATCAAAGGTGGAAAACCAGGAAAAACAGTATTATTAAGAGCAGATATGGATGCCTTACCACTAGCAGAAGAAAGTAGATGTGATTTTAAGTCAACTCATGATGGGAAAATGCATGCTTGTGGACATGATGGACATACTGCAGGACTTCTTGGAGTTGGAATGATTTTGAATGAATTAAAAGATGAACTTTCTGGAAATATAAAATTACTTTTTCAACCTGCTGAAGAAGAACCTGGTGGAGCAAAACCAATGATAAATGAAGGTGTTTTAGAAAATCCTAAAGTTGATGCAGCTTTTGGTTGTCATATTTGGCCTAGTATAAAAGCAGGACATGTAGCTATTAAAGATGGAGCTATGATGTCACACCCTACAACATTTGAAATAATATTTCAGGGAAAGGGAGGACATGCTTCACAACCTGAAAAAACAGTTGATACAGTTATGGTGGCTTGTCAAGCTGTAGTCAATTTTCAAAATATAATCAGTAGAAATATTTCAACATTAAGACCAGCTGTCTTATCTTGTTGTAGTATTCATGCTGGAGAGGCACACAATATAATACCTGATAAGTTATTTTTAAAGGGTACTATTAGAAGTTTTGATGAAAAGATTACAGATAAAATAGTTGATAGAATGGATGAAATTTTAAAAGGAATAACTAGTGCTTATGGAGCTTCTTATGAATTTATAGTAGATAGAATGTATCCAGTATTAAAAAATGATCATGAATTATTTAAATTTTCTAAAAATGCTTTAGAAAATATTTTAGGAAAAGACAATGTTGAAGTCATGGAAGATCCTGTAATGGGGGCTGAAGATTTTGCATATTTTGGAAAACATATTCCATCATTTTTCTTCTTTGTTGGAGTGAATGACGAGCAATTAGAAAATGAAAATATGCTTCACCATCCAAAGTTATTCTGGAAAGAAAAGCATTTAATTACAAATATGAAAACTTTATCTCAATTAGCAGTAGAATTTTTAAATAAATAA
- a CDS encoding SemiSWEET family transporter, translating into MTDKQIKVLGWLASTLAILMYVSYIPQIIGNLNGNKTSFIQPLVAAVNCIVWACYGFFKKDRDLPLVFANIPGIIFGLIAAITAL; encoded by the coding sequence ATGACGGATAAACAAATTAAAGTTTTAGGTTGGTTGGCTTCAACACTGGCAATCTTGATGTATGTTTCATATATTCCACAGATAATAGGAAACTTAAATGGAAATAAAACATCCTTTATACAACCTCTAGTTGCAGCGGTTAACTGTATTGTATGGGCTTGTTATGGCTTCTTTAAAAAGGATAGAGATTTACCATTAGTTTTTGCAAATATACCTGGAATTATTTTTGGATTAATTGCTGCAATTACAGCACTTTAA